The region CGACAGGGCGCGCGGGTCGTGGGCGTCGAAGGTGACCTGCACGTGGCGGCTCATCGAAGGTGCTCCGTTCGTCGGCTGTCCGTCCGGGCCACCATCGCACCCGACGCGGACAGCCGCTGTCCTCGATCGTCCGCCGGCACGGACGGCAGCAGCGTGGACACCGGCCGCTGCGCACAGTGACCGGGCCGTCCGCGCACCCGGTTGCCAGTGCGAACGAAGTACCGGCGGCTCCTCGGCCGCCGGTGATCGGTTGCTAGCGTGACGCGGTGTCTGAGCGAGAGCACACCGGGCGGATCCTCGACGGCCGGTTCGAGCTGCTGGAGAGGCTGGGCAGCGGTGGGATGGGGACGGTCTGGCGCGCCCTCGACCTGGGGCTGCACCGCGAGGTGGCCATCAAGGAGGTCCGCCCGCACGACGCCGAGCAGATCGAGGCCAACCCCGCGATGGCCGCTCAGCTGCGGGAGCGCGTGCTGCGCGAGTCCCGCGCGCTGGCCCGGTTGCAGCACCCCAACGTCGTGTCGATCTACCAGATCATCGACTCGCCCGACTCGCCGTACCCGTGGATCGTCATGGAGCTGGTCCGCGGCACGTCGCTGGACGCGCGGCTGAGCACCGGCGTGCTCACCCCGGCCGAGGCGGCCAGGGTCGGGCGCGACGTGCTGGCGGCGCTGCGCTCGGCGCACTCGGCGGGCGTGCTGCACCGCGACGTCAAGCCCGGCAACGTGCTGCTGCGGACCGACGGCAGCGCCGTGCTGACCGACTTCGGCATCGCCGCGCTGCACGGCTCGACCCAGCTCACCGCGACCGGTGACGTCATCGGGTCCCCCGAGTACATCGCCCCGGAGCGGCTGCGCGGCGACGAGACGCACACCGCGTCGGACTTCTGGTCGCTCGCGATGCTGCTGTACGTGGCCGTCGAGGGCAACCACCCGATGCGCCGCGCGACCACGATGGCCACCCTCGCCGCCGTGATGACCGAGCAGGTCCCGCCGCCGCGCCGCGCCGGGGCCCTGGCGCCCGCGCTCAACGCGGCGCTGCGCAACGACCCGGCCGACCGGCCCAGCGGCGAGGTGCTGGACCAGATGTTCGCCGCGGCCGAGCGCGACCCGGGCCCGCGCCTCGGACCGCCCACCCCGGCGGGCTTCCCCGTCCCGGGGCCGCCGAGCGGTCCGCAGCCGCCGCTCCAGTACCCGCAGTGGCAGTCCGGGCCGACGCCGGCACCGGTCGGCGGGCCGCTCCCCCACGGGTACCCGGCGTCCTACCCGACCCCGCTGCCGCGGCGCAGGCCGACGGGTGCCGTGGTGCTCTCGCTGGTCGCCGTGGCGTTGGTCGTCACGACCGTGCTGCTGGTGATCAGCAGCAACGGCGCGGACAACTCGGCGAACTCCGGCACGGGCACGCAGACCACGCCGGTCACCACGCAGCCGAACGTCGTGCTGCCCACCGGCCCGACGACCACGACCACGGCCGCCGTCGCGGCGACGAAGGACGACCTGCTCACGCCCGCCGGCGCGCGCAAAGCGGTCGGTGCGCTCGGCGAGGTGATGGGCGGGACCAAGGTGTCGGAGCTGACGCTGTGGTCCGAGCGCGCGACGGCGACCGCGCCGACGGCGGCGGTCGCGAACGGCTTCGACGAATTCGTCTACACGGGCGGCAAAGCGACCAGGTACGGCCCGGACGGGGTGGACGCCGACCGCGCCGTGCTCGACCTGAACGACGTGAACTGGGATGCGCTGCCCGCGCTGTTCGACCGGGCGGTCACGGACCTGGGCGTGCCGAAGCCGACCATGCGGTACGTGATCATCAGCACCGGCATCATCGACGGGAAGGCGACGGTGCGGGTGTACCTGGCCGACGACTACGGCGGCGCCTACCTCCAGGCGGACCTGAAGGGCGAGGTCCAGAAGCTGTACCCGCGCTAGAGGTGGCCGGGGCGCGGACGCCTTGCCCTCCGCACAACCGTTGCGGGACAACGGGAACCGGCGTCAGGTGGGGAACTCGGCCAAGAGGTGGTCGCGCAGGGCCTGGACGGCCAGCGGCACGTGCGCGGAGGACGGGTAGGTGAGGTACAGGGGGATGCTCGCCGTCTCGTAGGCGGGCAGGACCGGGG is a window of Saccharothrix espanaensis DSM 44229 DNA encoding:
- a CDS encoding serine/threonine-protein kinase yields the protein MSEREHTGRILDGRFELLERLGSGGMGTVWRALDLGLHREVAIKEVRPHDAEQIEANPAMAAQLRERVLRESRALARLQHPNVVSIYQIIDSPDSPYPWIVMELVRGTSLDARLSTGVLTPAEAARVGRDVLAALRSAHSAGVLHRDVKPGNVLLRTDGSAVLTDFGIAALHGSTQLTATGDVIGSPEYIAPERLRGDETHTASDFWSLAMLLYVAVEGNHPMRRATTMATLAAVMTEQVPPPRRAGALAPALNAALRNDPADRPSGEVLDQMFAAAERDPGPRLGPPTPAGFPVPGPPSGPQPPLQYPQWQSGPTPAPVGGPLPHGYPASYPTPLPRRRPTGAVVLSLVAVALVVTTVLLVISSNGADNSANSGTGTQTTPVTTQPNVVLPTGPTTTTTAAVAATKDDLLTPAGARKAVGALGEVMGGTKVSELTLWSERATATAPTAAVANGFDEFVYTGGKATRYGPDGVDADRAVLDLNDVNWDALPALFDRAVTDLGVPKPTMRYVIISTGIIDGKATVRVYLADDYGGAYLQADLKGEVQKLYPR